The Oncorhynchus tshawytscha isolate Ot180627B linkage group LG08, Otsh_v2.0, whole genome shotgun sequence genome window below encodes:
- the LOC112256193 gene encoding PDZ domain-containing protein 11: protein MDQKIPYDDYQLPVVFLPSYESPPAWIAPQERIHHPDYNNELTQFLPRTIVLKKPPGAQLGFNIRGGKASQLGIFISKVVPDSDAHRAELQEGDQVLSVNEVDFQDIEHSRAVEILKTAREILMRVRFFPYNYQRQKERTVH from the exons ATGGACCAAAAGATCCCGTATGATGACTACCAACTCCCAGTTGTCTTTTTGCCTTCCTACGAGAGTCCCCCAGCATGGATAGCCCCGCAGGAG CGTATCCACCATCCTGACTACAACAATGAGCTGACCCAGTTCCTGCCACGCACCATCGTGTTGAAGAAACCTCCGGGGGCACAGTTAGGCTTCAACATCCGTGGGGGCAAGGCCTCTCAGCTGGGCATCTTCAtctccaag GTGGTCCCAGATTCGGATGCCCACAGAGCAGAGCTCCAGGAGGGAGATCAGGTGCTGTCTGTCAATGAAGTGGACTTCCAGGACATAGAGCACTCGAGG GCTGTTGAGATTCTGAAGACTGCCAGAGAGATTCTGATGAGGGTGCGCTTCTTTCCCTACA ACTACcagagacagaaggaaaggaCTGTGCATTAG